In Massilia antarctica, the following are encoded in one genomic region:
- a CDS encoding sulfate ABC transporter substrate-binding protein translates to MLLRKISQALIALTLLSQAAIAADVTLLNVSYDPTRELYQDVNTAFAKQWKAKTGDNVSVKQSHGGSGKQARAVIDGLEADVVTLGLAYDIDAIAERGSISAQWQKRLQHNSTAYTSTIVLLVRKGNPKGIKDWNDLVKPGVAVITPNPKTSGGARWNHLAAWGYALRQPGATEATAKEFISKLYKNVPVLDSGARGATTTFVERGIGDVLIAWENEALLAIKELGPDKVDLIAPSVSILAEPPVSVVDKVVDKRGTRKVAEAYLQFLYTDEGQEIAAKNYYRPVVPKIAAKYAAQFPKVKLFTIDEVAGGWAKAQKAHFADGGVFDQVYLTGKK, encoded by the coding sequence ATGCTGTTAAGAAAAATAAGCCAGGCCCTGATCGCACTGACCCTGCTGTCACAAGCTGCCATCGCCGCTGACGTTACCTTGCTCAATGTGTCGTACGATCCAACCCGCGAGCTGTACCAGGACGTCAATACCGCGTTTGCCAAGCAATGGAAAGCCAAGACGGGCGATAACGTGTCGGTCAAGCAGTCGCACGGCGGTTCGGGCAAGCAAGCCCGCGCGGTGATCGACGGGCTGGAAGCGGACGTGGTCACGCTCGGACTCGCCTACGATATCGACGCCATCGCCGAGCGCGGCAGCATATCGGCCCAGTGGCAAAAGCGCTTGCAGCACAACAGCACGGCCTACACTTCGACGATCGTGCTTTTGGTACGCAAAGGCAATCCGAAAGGCATCAAGGATTGGAACGACCTGGTCAAGCCCGGGGTCGCCGTGATCACGCCGAACCCCAAGACCTCGGGCGGGGCGCGCTGGAACCATTTGGCGGCCTGGGGCTACGCCCTGCGCCAGCCGGGCGCCACCGAAGCGACGGCCAAGGAATTCATCAGCAAGCTGTACAAGAACGTGCCGGTACTCGATTCCGGCGCGCGCGGTGCGACCACGACGTTTGTGGAACGCGGCATCGGTGACGTGCTGATCGCGTGGGAAAACGAAGCGCTGCTGGCGATCAAGGAACTCGGCCCGGACAAGGTCGACCTTATTGCACCATCGGTCAGCATTCTTGCGGAGCCGCCGGTGTCCGTGGTCGACAAGGTGGTCGACAAGCGCGGCACGCGCAAGGTGGCGGAAGCCTATCTGCAATTCCTGTACACCGATGAAGGCCAGGAAATCGCGGCCAAGAACTACTACCGCCCGGTGGTGCCGAAGATCGCCGCCAAATACGCCGCGCAGTTCCCCAAGGTCAAGCTGTTCACCATTGACGAAGTTGCCGGCGGCTGGGCCAAGGCCCAGAAGGCCCACTTCGCCGATGGCGGCGTATTCGACCAGGTTTACCTGACCGGCAAAAAATAA